TTATGTTCAACGAGAATTTGAATGGATACAGTGTATTAATTTTAAATATGATATGAACTTTTCCGACAATCTCTATGGGGCATAGTAGCTCAGATGAGATTTTTTTTGAACATCTCATGAAAGAATTTGAGTTGGCAGAAATGTCAGATATAATCAAAGAAGTAAAAGAGATGCGAAATTCTTTAGTATCTCAAAGAAAGAAGGAAGAATGATAATAAATCATGGATTTGAAACATCTTCTTGAGAAGGTAAAAAACGGGGAAGTGGATATTGACGAAGCTTGCGGACAGATTAAGATCCATAATATCGATACGTTAAGCAAGATATCAAATATCGACCCTCATAGAATGAAACGCACAGGTATACCTGAAGCTATTTTTTGCGAAGGAAAAGAACCTGGTGACCTGGTACAAATTGCTGAGGAACATCTGGAATATGAAGGTAGGGCCATACTGACAAGGGTCTCAGATGAACAACTGGATACCCTAAAAGGAAAATATCCTGTCCAATGGCACCAAAATGCCAGGGTAGCTATTCTGAGAAAGGATGGGACAAAGCCTCAAAAGACAGGTGGTGCCATTGGTATCATCACTGCCGGGACCGTGGATATACCGGTCGCTGAGGAGGCAAGGATCATTGCAGAGGAGATGGGGGTTACAGTCCATACTATTTATGATGTTGGGGCTGCCGGGATCCACAGGCTTTTTCCGCACCTTGGAGAAATGATCGAATCAGGCGTGGATGCCATTGTTGTAGCTGCCGGCAGGGAAGGGACATTGCCGACCATCATATCAGGGATCGTAGATGTTCCGGTAATTGGAGTCCCGGTCTCATCAGGATACGGAGCAGGTGGTAACGGGCTTTCAGCATTGTATACCATGCTGCAGTCCTGCTCTGTGCTGACCGTAGTTAATATCGATGCCGGGTTTGTAGCCGGAGCCTATGCTGCCAGAATTGCCAACATACTTGCAGCTGAGCGAAAGAAAAATGAAAATTGAGGCTATCCCTCGTCGTACCCAATTTCTTCTTTAGTAAGATAGCAGGCTGGATCATCGGCCCATACATTATCGTA
This region of Methanosarcinales archaeon genomic DNA includes:
- the larB gene encoding nickel pincer cofactor biosynthesis protein LarB; this translates as MDLKHLLEKVKNGEVDIDEACGQIKIHNIDTLSKISNIDPHRMKRTGIPEAIFCEGKEPGDLVQIAEEHLEYEGRAILTRVSDEQLDTLKGKYPVQWHQNARVAILRKDGTKPQKTGGAIGIITAGTVDIPVAEEARIIAEEMGVTVHTIYDVGAAGIHRLFPHLGEMIESGVDAIVVAAGREGTLPTIISGIVDVPVIGVPVSSGYGAGGNGLSALYTMLQSCSVLTVVNIDAGFVAGAYAARIANILAAERKKNEN